GGAGGCACGATATGTCAGGACGTCAGCGGTTTCCGCGCCTCGCGCGCGCCGCCATCCTCGCCGCGGCGGCGTTCCTGCCGCTCGCGTGCGCCAGCAAGCAGGTGACGCGCATCGACCCGGACGCGGTCACCGACCTGTCCGGCCGCTGGAACGACACCGACTCGCGCCTGGTCGCGAACGAGCTGATCAGCTCCAGCCTGACCGAGCCGTGGCTGCGCCGCTACAGCGAGACGAACGGCGGTGAGGCGCCGGTCGTCATTGTCGGCGGCTTCCGCAATCGCACGATGGAGCACATCGCGGTCAACACGTTCGTGAAGGACCTCGAGCGCGCCTATGTCAATTCGGGGGCCGTGCGCGTCGTGGCCAGTCCGGACGAGCGCGAAGAGGTACGCGACGAGCGGCGCGATCAGCAGGAGAATGCACGCGCGGACACGCGGGCCAGGATGGCGCAGGAGACCGGCGCACGGTACATGCTGCAGGGGAATATCGAGGCGATCGAGGACCGCGAGGGTCGCGAGCGCGTGGTGTTCTACCAGATCGATGCGACGCTCGTGGATCTCCAGTCGAACGAGCGCGTCTGGGCGGGACAGAAGCGGATCAAGAAGGTGATCACGAACTCGCGCGCCCGGATGTAGCCAGGCGCCCCCCGTTCACGAGCGGGGATCTCGACAGGCGGCAGATGGAAGCGGCGGGGCGAATGTCAGCCCCGGCCGCTTCTCATTCCGGTTCGTCGCCCACGAGGAGGTCCTGTGCGTTCACCTCCCACACCGCCTGTATGGCCTCCTGATTGAGGACCACACCGCCGAGCTGGACGTTGACCTTCTTCGGCGGACGCCCGCTGCGCAGC
The genomic region above belongs to Longimicrobiales bacterium and contains:
- a CDS encoding penicillin-binding protein activator LpoB, which codes for MSGRQRFPRLARAAILAAAAFLPLACASKQVTRIDPDAVTDLSGRWNDTDSRLVANELISSSLTEPWLRRYSETNGGEAPVVIVGGFRNRTMEHIAVNTFVKDLERAYVNSGAVRVVASPDEREEVRDERRDQQENARADTRARMAQETGARYMLQGNIEAIEDREGRERVVFYQIDATLVDLQSNERVWAGQKRIKKVITNSRARM